From a single Hymenobacter sp. YIM 151500-1 genomic region:
- a CDS encoding aspartate carbamoyltransferase catalytic subunit: MARKDLLDIASLHREEIEFLLDQSTSFKKLFTRSVKKIPALEGKSVLMLFYEASTRTHSSFEVAAKRLSAEVTNFNVDHSSITKGESVRETIETLQAMRTDYIVVRHGHSGLPGMIARQTTASVINAGDGAHEHPTQALLDAFTIQEKFPDPRGKKVLIIGDILHSRVARSTSTLLQKLGVEVAYLGPGSLVPKYVPESIRRFTDYEAAMAWAPDVVYLLRVQMERQDVQFFPSLREYHRVYGITNDRLAEIRQRGLYIMHPGPVNRGVELCDAVMDYERSLITNQVENGISVRMAVLDWLTPGGEFPRQEAYAAPQRASSPVTMP, encoded by the coding sequence ATGGCACGTAAAGACCTGCTCGACATTGCATCCCTGCACCGTGAGGAAATCGAGTTCCTGCTCGACCAATCCACGAGCTTTAAAAAACTGTTCACCCGCTCGGTGAAGAAAATTCCCGCCCTGGAGGGCAAGTCCGTGCTCATGCTGTTCTATGAGGCCAGCACCCGGACGCACTCCTCCTTCGAGGTGGCCGCCAAACGCCTCTCGGCCGAGGTGACGAACTTCAACGTCGACCATTCCTCCATCACCAAGGGCGAGTCGGTGCGCGAAACCATCGAGACGCTGCAGGCCATGCGCACCGACTACATCGTCGTCCGCCACGGTCACTCCGGCCTGCCCGGCATGATTGCCCGCCAAACCACGGCGTCGGTCATCAATGCCGGCGACGGGGCGCACGAGCACCCCACCCAAGCCCTGCTGGACGCCTTCACCATCCAGGAAAAATTTCCCGACCCCAGGGGCAAAAAAGTCCTCATTATCGGCGATATCCTCCATTCCCGCGTCGCGCGCTCCACCAGCACCCTGCTGCAAAAGCTGGGCGTCGAGGTTGCTTACCTCGGCCCAGGCTCCCTGGTGCCCAAGTATGTCCCGGAAAGCATCCGCCGCTTCACCGACTACGAGGCGGCCATGGCCTGGGCGCCCGATGTGGTGTACCTGCTCCGCGTGCAGATGGAGCGCCAGGACGTGCAGTTTTTCCCCAGCCTTCGGGAATATCACCGGGTCTACGGCATCACCAACGACCGGCTAGCGGAAATCCGCCAACGCGGCCTCTACATCATGCACCCCGGCCCTGTGAACCGGGGGGTCGAGCTGTGCGACGCCGTCATGGACTACGAGCGCAGCCTTATCACCAACCAGGTTGAAAACGGCATCTCCGTTCGCATGGCCGTACTCGACTGGCTCACGCCGGGCGGGGAGTTCCCGCGGCAGGAAGCGTATGCTGCCCCGCAGCGAGCTAGCTCACCAGTAACTATGCCCTAA